One genomic segment of Protaetiibacter intestinalis includes these proteins:
- a CDS encoding DUF4190 domain-containing protein, whose product MNDTITVPAPDEAPAQPAAEAPANPYAVPAQPAAASAASAGTGLSISSLVLGIVSIPTGLAVAAIVAIVLGFIARGREPQGRTTANWGIVLGFVGLFGWVLFAVLGFAAALPFLVLAPFWY is encoded by the coding sequence ATGAACGACACGATCACCGTCCCCGCCCCCGACGAGGCCCCCGCCCAACCGGCCGCCGAGGCCCCCGCGAACCCCTACGCGGTGCCCGCCCAGCCCGCCGCCGCATCCGCCGCATCCGCCGGCACCGGCCTCAGCATCTCGAGCCTCGTGCTCGGCATCGTCTCCATCCCCACCGGTCTCGCGGTCGCCGCCATCGTCGCGATCGTGCTCGGCTTCATCGCCCGCGGTCGCGAGCCGCAGGGCCGCACGACCGCCAACTGGGGCATCGTGCTCGGCTTCGTGGGCCTGTTCGGCTGGGTGCTGTTCGCGGTGCTCGGCTTCGCCGCCGCGCTGCCGTTCCTCGTGCTCGCGCCGTTCTGGTACTGA
- the rpsT gene encoding 30S ribosomal protein S20 yields MANIKSQIKRIGTNKKAQERNKAVKSELKTAVRATREAVVAGDKAKAEASLVKAGKKLDKAASKGVIHKNQAANRKSALAKQVSAL; encoded by the coding sequence ATGGCGAACATCAAGTCGCAGATCAAGCGCATCGGCACCAACAAGAAGGCCCAGGAGCGCAACAAGGCCGTCAAGAGCGAGCTCAAGACCGCCGTCCGCGCCACCCGCGAGGCCGTCGTCGCCGGCGACAAGGCGAAGGCCGAGGCCTCGCTCGTCAAGGCCGGCAAGAAGCTCGACAAGGCCGCGAGCAAGGGCGTCATCCACAAGAACCAGGCGGCGAACCGCAAGTCGGCCCTCGCCAAGCAGGTCTCCGCGCTGTAA
- the holA gene encoding DNA polymerase III subunit delta: MAARGSGTKAPAASIPQLSWHSVTPAPVVLVTGPEALLAERAIRSVREQLRAADPALEVSDIDAGAYAPGELLTLASPSLFAEPRLIRVDQVEKCTDAFLEEALAYLSSPADDTVVVLRHAGGVRGKKLLDAIRAGTGGGVEVVCAELKRDSDRSDFVTAEFRTAKRKATPGAIRALVSAFTDDLAELAAACRQLLSDTDGDITEAVVDRYYAGRTEVTAFAVADAAIAGRTGEALGLLRHALASGSDPVPMVAAFAMKVRTMAKLAGARGSSNDLARQFGLQAWQVDRARRDLQGWTDEGLARAIQALATADAQVKGAGRDPVFALERMIGVIASRGAA, encoded by the coding sequence ATGGCGGCACGCGGATCGGGCACGAAGGCCCCCGCGGCGTCGATCCCGCAGCTCTCGTGGCACTCCGTCACCCCGGCGCCCGTCGTGCTCGTCACGGGGCCCGAGGCGCTGCTCGCCGAGCGCGCCATCCGCTCCGTGCGCGAGCAGCTGCGCGCCGCCGACCCGGCGCTCGAGGTCTCCGACATCGACGCGGGCGCCTACGCGCCGGGCGAGCTGCTCACCCTCGCGAGCCCGTCGCTGTTCGCCGAGCCGCGCCTCATCCGCGTCGACCAGGTCGAGAAGTGCACCGACGCGTTCCTCGAGGAGGCGCTCGCCTACCTCTCCTCGCCCGCCGACGACACGGTCGTCGTGCTGCGGCACGCGGGCGGTGTGCGCGGCAAGAAGCTGCTGGATGCGATCCGCGCGGGCACCGGTGGCGGCGTCGAGGTGGTGTGCGCCGAGCTGAAGCGCGACAGCGACCGCTCCGACTTCGTGACGGCCGAGTTCCGCACGGCCAAGCGCAAGGCGACCCCCGGTGCGATCCGGGCACTCGTCTCGGCCTTCACCGACGACCTCGCCGAGCTGGCCGCCGCCTGCCGGCAGCTCCTCTCCGACACCGACGGCGACATCACCGAGGCGGTCGTCGACCGCTACTACGCGGGGCGCACCGAGGTCACGGCCTTCGCCGTGGCGGATGCGGCGATCGCCGGGCGCACGGGCGAGGCGCTCGGCCTGCTGCGGCACGCGCTCGCGTCCGGATCGGACCCGGTGCCCATGGTGGCGGCCTTCGCCATGAAGGTGCGCACGATGGCGAAGCTCGCGGGCGCCCGCGGCTCCTCGAACGACCTCGCTCGCCAGTTCGGCCTGCAGGCCTGGCAGGTCGACCGCGCCCGCCGCGACCTGCAGGGCTGGACGGACGAGGGCCTCGCCCGTGCCATCCAGGCCCTCGCCACCGCCGACGCGCAGGTGAAGGGCGCCGGCCGCGACCCGGTCTTCGCCCTCGAGCGCATGATCGGCGTCATCGCCTCCCGCGGCGCCGCCTGA